In Lotus japonicus ecotype B-129 chromosome 5, LjGifu_v1.2, one genomic interval encodes:
- the LOC130716871 gene encoding ETO1-like protein 1 isoform X2, translating into MRTFFSGESCKEAPPNALNPQSWLQVERGKLPKLSPQSSSTSIESLIKVPQPPILQYFKPVDYVEVLAQIHEELESCAPQEQSNLFLLQYQIFRGLGDVKLMRRSIREAWQRASTVHEKIIFGAWLKYEKHGEEVIAGLLTSKCEKEYEPIDVESHLTFDTDVSSHERVLMNGKHSSQYVIFTIGNEKITCDRQKISELSAPFHAMLNGYFRESFSETIDLSENNISPSCMRAISYFSSTGSLLDAPPNLLLEMLVFANKYCCDRLKKACDRRLASLVSSKEDALELMECALDESSAVLAASCLQVLLRDVPGCLSDNQVVELFVTANRQRLAVMVGPGLFALFCFLSEVSMNLNSSSDTTAHFLERLVDFAENDKQKLLACHQLGCVRLLRKEFDEAQYLFQRAVNAGHIYSVAGLARLDCIKGEMLLANEKISSVISSVTPHGWMYQERSLYCDGDTRWKDLEEATKLDPTLVYPYMYRASTLMRMENSQGALAEINRILGFKLSLECLELRFLIYLGLENYKAALRDVQAILTLCPYYRMFEGRVAASQLRTLVREHVEHWTTADCWAQLYDCWSSVDDIESLSVIYQMLEKSDAAKGVLYFRQSLLLLRLNCPEAAMRSLQLAWKHASSEHERFVYEGWILYDTGHYEKGLQKAEESLGIKRSFEAYFLKAYALADSSLDSSCSSTVISLLEDALRCPSDNLRKGPEQSWKCFC; encoded by the exons ATGAGGACATTCTTCAGTGGAGAATCATGTAAAGAAGCACCCCCAAATGCTCTTAATCCACAGTCCTGGCTCCAAGTTGAAAGAGGGAAGCTTCCCAAGTTGTCACCACAGTCCTCCTCTACATCAAT AGAATCTCTAATCAAGGTCCCCCAACCACCCATACTCCAATATTTTAAACCTGTTGATTATGTCGAAGTTTTGGCCCAAATCCATGAAGAACTTGAGTCTTGTGCTCCACAGGAGCAATCAAATCTGTTTTTGTTGCAATATCAGATCTTTAGGGGCCTTGGGGATGTTAAATTGATGAGAAGAAGCATCCGGGAAGCTTGGCAGAGAGCCAGCACTGTTCATGAGAAGATTATATTTGGGGCATGGTTGAAGTATGAGAAGCATGGGGAAGAGGTAATTGCTGGCTTACTCACAAGTAAATGTGAAAAAGAATATGAGCCCATAGATGTAGAATCTCATCTTACTTTTGATACAGATGTAAGTTCCCATGAGAGAGTTTTGATGAATGGGAAACATAGTTCACAATATGTTATTTTTACCATTGGAAATGAGAAGATAACCTGTGATAGGCAAAAGATATCTGAGCTTTCAGCACCATTTCATGCAATGCTGAATGGGTATTTTAGGGAATCATTTTCTGAGACCATAGATTTGTCTGAAAACAATATCTCCCCTTCATGTATGAGGGCAATAAGTTATTTCAGTTCAACAGGCAGTTTACTTGATGCCCCTCCAAATCTTTTGCTGGAGATGTTAGTTTTTGCCAACAAGTATTGTTGTGATAGACTTAAAAAGGCTTGTGATAGAAGACTTGCATCCTTAGTTTCCTCTAAAGAAGATGCTTTGGAACTCATGGAATGTGCTCTTGATGAGAGCTCAGCTGTCCTTGCAGCTTCTTGTTTACAAGTTCTTTTACGTGATGTTCCCGGCTGCTTGAGTGACAATCAGGTGGTGGAGTTATTTGTTACTGCTAATAGGCAGCGGTTAGCAGTCATGGTTGGGCCAGGTTTATTTGCACTTTTCTGTTTCTTAAGTGAAGTTTCTATGAACCTTAATTCTAGTTCGGACACGACAGCTCATTTTCTGGAACGGTTAGTTGATTTTGCTGAAAATGACAAGCAGAAACTGCTGGCATGTCATCAATTGGGATGTGTAAGACTCTTAAGGAAAGAATTTGATGAAGCTCAATACCTTTTTCAAAGGGCTGTAAATGCAGGGCATATTTATTCTGTTGCGGGTTTAGCTAGACTGGACTGCATAAAGGGAGAGATGCTTTTAGCAAATGAGAAGATCAGCTCAGTCATTTCATCAGTTACTCCACACGGATGGATGTACCAGGAAAGATCGCTATACTGTGACGGTGATACGAGGTGGAAAGACCTTGAGGAAGCAACTAAACTGGATCCTACTCTTGTCTATCCCTATATGTATAGAGCTTCCACTTTAATGAGGATGGAGAACTCTCAAGGTGCACTGGCTGAAATCAATCGGATTCTTGGCTTCAAACTTTCATTAGAATGCTTGGAACTAAGGTTTCTTATCTATCTGGGTCTTGAGAACTACAAAGCAGCCCTCCGCGATGTTCAAGCAATCCTCACTCTATGTCCATATTATAGAATGTTTGAGGGGCGCGTTGCTGCATCTCAACTCCGTACTCTTGTGCGTGAGCATGTTGAACACTGGACAACCGCAGATTGTTGGGCACAATTATATGACTGTTGGTCTTCTGTGGATGATATTGAGTCTCTATCTGTTATTTATCAGATGCTTGAAAAATCTGATGCAGCAAAAGGTGTTCTATACTTCAGACAGTCATTACTTCTCCTCAG GCTAAATTGTCCTGAGGCAGCTATGCGGAGTTTACAGCTAGCTTGGAAACATGCATCAAGTGAGCATGAACGATTTGTATATGAGGGGTGGATCTTGTATGATACAGGTCATTATGAGAAAGGGCTTCAAAAAGCTGAAGAGTCTCTTGGTATTAAAAGGTCTTTTGAGGCCTACTTCCTGAAGGCGTATGCATTGGCAGACTCTAGTCTAGATTCATCATGTTCTTCAACTGTTATTTCTCTCCTCGAAGATGCCTTGAGGTGTCCTTCTGATAATCTGCGCAAAG GCCCTGAACAATCTTGGAAGTGTTTTTGTTGA
- the LOC130716871 gene encoding ETO1-like protein 1 isoform X1 — MRTFFSGESCKEAPPNALNPQSWLQVERGKLPKLSPQSSSTSIESLIKVPQPPILQYFKPVDYVEVLAQIHEELESCAPQEQSNLFLLQYQIFRGLGDVKLMRRSIREAWQRASTVHEKIIFGAWLKYEKHGEEVIAGLLTSKCEKEYEPIDVESHLTFDTDVSSHERVLMNGKHSSQYVIFTIGNEKITCDRQKISELSAPFHAMLNGYFRESFSETIDLSENNISPSCMRAISYFSSTGSLLDAPPNLLLEMLVFANKYCCDRLKKACDRRLASLVSSKEDALELMECALDESSAVLAASCLQVLLRDVPGCLSDNQVVELFVTANRQRLAVMVGPGLFALFCFLSEVSMNLNSSSDTTAHFLERLVDFAENDKQKLLACHQLGCVRLLRKEFDEAQYLFQRAVNAGHIYSVAGLARLDCIKGEMLLANEKISSVISSVTPHGWMYQERSLYCDGDTRWKDLEEATKLDPTLVYPYMYRASTLMRMENSQGALAEINRILGFKLSLECLELRFLIYLGLENYKAALRDVQAILTLCPYYRMFEGRVAASQLRTLVREHVEHWTTADCWAQLYDCWSSVDDIESLSVIYQMLEKSDAAKGVLYFRQSLLLLRLNCPEAAMRSLQLAWKHASSEHERFVYEGWILYDTGHYEKGLQKAEESLGIKRSFEAYFLKAYALADSSLDSSCSSTVISLLEDALRCPSDNLRKGQALNNLGSVFVECGKLDEAADCYIKALKIRHTRAHQGLARVHFLKNDKTAAYKEMTNLIEKAKNNASAYEKRSEYGDREHTREDLETVTRLDPLRVYPYRYRAAVLMDNHKEEEAIAELSRAIAFKADLHLLHLRAAFHEHKGDVLGALRDCRAALSVDPNHQEMLDLHTRVNSHEP, encoded by the exons ATGAGGACATTCTTCAGTGGAGAATCATGTAAAGAAGCACCCCCAAATGCTCTTAATCCACAGTCCTGGCTCCAAGTTGAAAGAGGGAAGCTTCCCAAGTTGTCACCACAGTCCTCCTCTACATCAAT AGAATCTCTAATCAAGGTCCCCCAACCACCCATACTCCAATATTTTAAACCTGTTGATTATGTCGAAGTTTTGGCCCAAATCCATGAAGAACTTGAGTCTTGTGCTCCACAGGAGCAATCAAATCTGTTTTTGTTGCAATATCAGATCTTTAGGGGCCTTGGGGATGTTAAATTGATGAGAAGAAGCATCCGGGAAGCTTGGCAGAGAGCCAGCACTGTTCATGAGAAGATTATATTTGGGGCATGGTTGAAGTATGAGAAGCATGGGGAAGAGGTAATTGCTGGCTTACTCACAAGTAAATGTGAAAAAGAATATGAGCCCATAGATGTAGAATCTCATCTTACTTTTGATACAGATGTAAGTTCCCATGAGAGAGTTTTGATGAATGGGAAACATAGTTCACAATATGTTATTTTTACCATTGGAAATGAGAAGATAACCTGTGATAGGCAAAAGATATCTGAGCTTTCAGCACCATTTCATGCAATGCTGAATGGGTATTTTAGGGAATCATTTTCTGAGACCATAGATTTGTCTGAAAACAATATCTCCCCTTCATGTATGAGGGCAATAAGTTATTTCAGTTCAACAGGCAGTTTACTTGATGCCCCTCCAAATCTTTTGCTGGAGATGTTAGTTTTTGCCAACAAGTATTGTTGTGATAGACTTAAAAAGGCTTGTGATAGAAGACTTGCATCCTTAGTTTCCTCTAAAGAAGATGCTTTGGAACTCATGGAATGTGCTCTTGATGAGAGCTCAGCTGTCCTTGCAGCTTCTTGTTTACAAGTTCTTTTACGTGATGTTCCCGGCTGCTTGAGTGACAATCAGGTGGTGGAGTTATTTGTTACTGCTAATAGGCAGCGGTTAGCAGTCATGGTTGGGCCAGGTTTATTTGCACTTTTCTGTTTCTTAAGTGAAGTTTCTATGAACCTTAATTCTAGTTCGGACACGACAGCTCATTTTCTGGAACGGTTAGTTGATTTTGCTGAAAATGACAAGCAGAAACTGCTGGCATGTCATCAATTGGGATGTGTAAGACTCTTAAGGAAAGAATTTGATGAAGCTCAATACCTTTTTCAAAGGGCTGTAAATGCAGGGCATATTTATTCTGTTGCGGGTTTAGCTAGACTGGACTGCATAAAGGGAGAGATGCTTTTAGCAAATGAGAAGATCAGCTCAGTCATTTCATCAGTTACTCCACACGGATGGATGTACCAGGAAAGATCGCTATACTGTGACGGTGATACGAGGTGGAAAGACCTTGAGGAAGCAACTAAACTGGATCCTACTCTTGTCTATCCCTATATGTATAGAGCTTCCACTTTAATGAGGATGGAGAACTCTCAAGGTGCACTGGCTGAAATCAATCGGATTCTTGGCTTCAAACTTTCATTAGAATGCTTGGAACTAAGGTTTCTTATCTATCTGGGTCTTGAGAACTACAAAGCAGCCCTCCGCGATGTTCAAGCAATCCTCACTCTATGTCCATATTATAGAATGTTTGAGGGGCGCGTTGCTGCATCTCAACTCCGTACTCTTGTGCGTGAGCATGTTGAACACTGGACAACCGCAGATTGTTGGGCACAATTATATGACTGTTGGTCTTCTGTGGATGATATTGAGTCTCTATCTGTTATTTATCAGATGCTTGAAAAATCTGATGCAGCAAAAGGTGTTCTATACTTCAGACAGTCATTACTTCTCCTCAG GCTAAATTGTCCTGAGGCAGCTATGCGGAGTTTACAGCTAGCTTGGAAACATGCATCAAGTGAGCATGAACGATTTGTATATGAGGGGTGGATCTTGTATGATACAGGTCATTATGAGAAAGGGCTTCAAAAAGCTGAAGAGTCTCTTGGTATTAAAAGGTCTTTTGAGGCCTACTTCCTGAAGGCGTATGCATTGGCAGACTCTAGTCTAGATTCATCATGTTCTTCAACTGTTATTTCTCTCCTCGAAGATGCCTTGAGGTGTCCTTCTGATAATCTGCGCAAAGGTCAG GCCCTGAACAATCTTGGAAGTGTTTTTGTTGAATGCGGGAAATTGGATGAAGCAGCTGATTGCTATATCAAAGCCCTTAAAATCCGGCACACCCGAGCCCATCAGGGTCTTGCTCGTGTTCATTTTCTGAAAAACGACAAGACTGCAGCTTACAAGGAAATGACCAATCTCATTGAGAAGGCGAAAAACAATGCATCAGCTTATGAGAAAAGGTCTGAGTATGGTGATCGTGAACACACAAGGGAAGATCTGGAGACGGTGACAAGATTAGACCCACTTCGGGTGTATCCTTATAGATATCGAGCAGCAG TTTTGATGGACAACCATAAGGAAGAGGAGGCCATTGCTGAACTATCTAGAGCAATTGCGTTTAAAGCTGATTTGCACCTCTTACATCTACGTGCTGCATTCCATGAACACAAGGGGGATGTATTAGGTGCGCTGAGAGACTGTCGTGCTGCACTCTCAGTGGACCCAAACCACCAAGAAATGCTGGACCTTCACACTCGTGTTAATAGCCACGAGCCATGA